A single genomic interval of Candidatus Aminicenantes bacterium harbors:
- a CDS encoding nucleotidyl transferase AbiEii/AbiGii toxin family protein, whose translation MKKAELLPILKVLREAGVPFVLAGGYAVAAWGTVRATRDIDFIAAVAPDKIPALIKEFIKAGFKGNYRPGDEDDPVRGVIGLERVDAEAAEPVEIILGIKKMPADIFARARQIRFFGVEVPVTSPEDLIVLKCLAGGPVDQEDARSILKIMRDKLDLEYLKTEFKRCRLSLEKLNKK comes from the coding sequence ATGAAAAAAGCCGAGCTGCTGCCGATTTTGAAGGTATTGCGTGAAGCCGGCGTCCCTTTTGTTCTGGCCGGAGGGTATGCCGTTGCTGCTTGGGGAACTGTACGCGCCACCAGGGATATCGACTTCATCGCTGCTGTGGCTCCCGACAAAATTCCCGCGCTGATCAAAGAATTCATAAAAGCGGGTTTCAAGGGGAATTACAGGCCCGGGGACGAAGACGATCCCGTCAGGGGAGTGATCGGGTTGGAGAGAGTTGATGCGGAAGCTGCCGAACCGGTGGAAATCATTTTGGGAATCAAAAAAATGCCCGCTGACATATTTGCCCGTGCGCGGCAAATTCGCTTTTTCGGCGTGGAAGTGCCGGTGACCTCTCCGGAAGACCTGATCGTGCTCAAGTGCCTGGCCGGCGGGCCTGTAGACCAGGAAGACGCCCGTTCGATCTTGAAAATCATGAGGGACAAACTGGACTTGGAGTATCTGAAAACTGAGTTCAAGCGCTGCCGCTTGTCTTTGGAAAAGCTGAATAAAAAGTAA